The proteins below come from a single Juglans regia cultivar Chandler chromosome 12, Walnut 2.0, whole genome shotgun sequence genomic window:
- the LOC109005958 gene encoding monothiol glutaredoxin-S10-like, whose translation MDRIVKVASQKAVVIFSKSSCCMCHAIKRLFYEQGVSPAICELDEEPTGKEMERALIMRLGCNPSVPAVFIGGKFVGSANTIMTLQLNGNLKKMLKEAGAIWL comes from the coding sequence ATGGATCGCATTGTGAAAGTCGCATCACAGAAGGCAGTGGTGATATTCAGCAAGAGCTCCTGCTGCATGTGCCATGCAATCAAAAGGCTATTTTACGAGCAAGGAGTCAGCCCTGCAATTTGTGAACTCGATGAGGAACCCACAGGGAAGGAAATGGAAAGGGCTCTGATCATGCGGCTCGGATGCAACCCCTCAGTTCCAGCAGTGTTCATTGGGGGTAAATTTGTGGGCTCTGCAAACACGATCATGACCCTTCAGCTCAATGGGAATCTAAAGAAAATGCTCAAAGAAGCCGGAGCTATATGGCTTTAA
- the LOC109005959 gene encoding monothiol glutaredoxin-S3-like gives MERVTNMVSERPVVIFSRSTCCMCHTIKTLFITELGVNALVHEVDEIPRGREIEQALARLGCNPSVPAVFIGRELVGGTNEVMSLHLRRALVPMLKRAGAIWL, from the coding sequence ATGGAGAGAGTGACGAACATGGTGTCGGAGAGGCCGGTGGTTATATTCAGCAGGAGCACCTGTTGCATGTGCCACACCATCAAGACGCTGTTCATCACGGAGCTCGGGGTGAACGCTCTGGTGCATGAGGTGGACGAGATTCCAAGAGGCAGGGAAATTGAGCAGGCTCTCGCGAGGCTTGGATGCAACCCGAGTGTGCCGGCCGTGTTCATTGGTCGTGAACTGGTGGGTGGAACCAACGAGGTCATGAGCCTTCACCTCCGCCGGGCCTTAGTTCCAATGCTTAAACGCGCCGGTGCAATATGGCTCTga